The genomic region GTGCGGTGTCCCCGCACAGTGACATTGCATCATAACGTGGTAATGTTGCAGTGCAGCCTCAGGTTAGCGTGAGGCAATGTGATGGCTTTGCATAATAAGGAATCAGTGTTGGAACACCATGACGCAAATATCCCGCCACAGTGATGCAACAAGTTTGTCCAGTAGAACAAATCTTTAAAATTGGCACCAAACCCATGGCTGAATTTTTGGTGGATTTTATAATTTCCAGTAGGCTGGAAAAAATTAACTCCGcgccatttcatagaatcatagaattgcgtaggctggaagggacctttcaggtcatctagtcaacctgactctgacaaaacccatcactaccccgtgtccctcagcaccacgtctgcccggcttttaaatccctccagggatggtgcctcaactactgccctgggcagcctcttccaatgcttaataaccctttcagtgtaaacaatttttcctaatatcccgtctaaacctcccctggcacaatttgaggctgtttcctcttgtcccatggcctgttccttgggagaagagaccgacaccccccccagctaccccctcctttcagggagctgtagagagcgagaaggtctcccctcagcctcctcttctccaggctgaacacccccagcgccctcagccgctcctcacaagactcctgctccagacccctcaccaccatTAAAAAATGTTcgtggatttattttgttttttaattccgCAGCACAAATACATCTATCAAATAGCTGTCAAGGCCTGCCCTAAAGTCAAAGCCCTCCtgctcaaaaaaatcaaaatcttccACTGAAAATACAAACACAGTGCTGTGGAGCCAAGGTCAAGTCAAGGCTAACACAAAGTAAACTTCAAATTCACGTGTCACCTGTCCACCCACAGCCAAGTCTTAGCTCAGAATCTGTCAGAGGGAAGTTTTTATGTGCATGGCCAGTTAAGAGAGAGAGGTTTCTCTTGTGTGCCATGCTGATGGAATATGACTATTTCTTATATGTACAGCGCAGTCtttatagaaaaatacaaaaaaccatATGCTGTCTGCGGCGAATAATTCTTTAGCGGTGCTTCTAAGGCTAGACCAGAGTTTTACAGTATGTCTGCGCGCGGAACAGCTCTGATGCACAAAGAGCAGAAACCTGTCAGACTATGGTTCAGTCCTTGTTTCTGCCCTTCCCAGAGATGAAGTTTGTAAAAGCCCTTTTCTGGAATGTCTCCTTTTTACCGCGTCCCCGCTCACCTTTGCTTTCTGCACACTGGGGAGGTTGAGTCCAGGCTCGGTCCTACCTTCCCACACCTCAACCGAATGCACAGGAGGGAAGTAGGGGCTGGGTGATACCTGCTCTCCCATTCTCACACCTGCGATGCAGACGAGCGCTGAGGAAGCTCCTGTGTCACCTTCTTGGCCTTGTGCCAAAGCCACAAACCCACTTTGGGTACTATAGTAGTGCGTTCACACCAAAAAACTCAAGAATAGCTAGAATGACCCTCTCAAACAGGCTGCTTCGTGGCTGCCTTTGGATAGCTTTGCCTTCAATGTGACTTGCTCTGTCTGTTTCTTGCTATTTCATATCTACCTGTTTGTTAAACAGAGATTATTTCTTACAAATTTGGCTGTTAGCTGTTCACAGCAGGTTTCATCGCTTAGGTATGGTGGCTTCATTTATACAGACTTTTACCTTTCAGTGAAGGTCTGGAGCATTCTCTTTTATCCTATACGCATGAACAGATAAAAGATGaatgtgtgttatttttttcagtgattatgGTAATTTTTCATAAAGCCTTTTGTATCTCAGTATTCACCGTATGGTTACTAGTCGTGGGAATAAACCCAAAGTTTCCTGTGCCTTCTTTGCCCATTAACTATTTATCTGTGATCTCTCAGTGACAGAGTCACCTCTGGAAACAGCACTGGTGTTTACCATGTGTAATCCCTGGATGACTCCTGTCTGGCAGTGAGCTACATCAGTACCGATCAGTTCCTGTACTTTTCCACAGCAAAGTACATAGCGATCATCTTCTCCATCTTCACTGGATGTCTTTTGTGTCCGGAGGTGCAAAGTTGGTCcaaaaaaacaaatgttttgtgGCAACTTGTGTAAGACCTCTCACCATCAAAATTTACATGATGTACAGGAGAAAAATAGATAAGCGAGAGGATAACAAAAGATGAAGGTATATGACACAGCGAAGGTACATAACACGCTGTTTGACCATATTTTTCCCCTATCCCAGAAAAAGGGAGAACCTGCTACTCAGATCAATTACACAAGATGTGTCCTGAGGGATGTCTAAGAGATTAGAAGAAACAACCGAACAAAAACTTTTACAAAAATCTGGGAAGTGAGATAGAACGCTGTTATTTCTGTCTAAATGTACAGATTGGTAAATAGTAAAGTCCACACAATCCCCTTACGAAAGGGTGAAGCACAAGATGAGTAGGGTAGAGTAAGAAAACACTTGATTAACACCTCATGCTTCTGGTCTGCAGAAGTGCTCAACATATTTAAGTGGACACatacaaaagggaagaaagaagctttTGTCAGACATTATGGAAAAAGTTGTGTCGTGATGTGATATCTTAATGGGTTGAGTGAAGTTCTCAAAGCTCAAGACAAGGGATTTTATAAAAGACTAATTCCCAATGCTAATGGCTAAACCTTCTATGCATTCATAAATGGTGAGAATATTTAGTTTTTATTAATCAGGACAAAGAAAAGGatctaaaatttcattttaggGACATTTAGGGACAACCTAAATTTAGGGAAAACCCGTATTTAGGGACAACCACTCACTGACACGTTTAAGATAGTTATGTCTACTGTGATCAAGCAAATCCTTAAGGGCTGGGTGTTTTTTAATATCCCCTGGAGCAACTGATTCGACACGCTAGACTGGGTCTGATGAGAAAATAAGATGCATTTGAGCGGTGAGGGCAAGATGAGACTGAGAACTGCAAGTCCCACACAGCAGTTGGCAGTCTGATCGTTCAGCAAATGCCAAGTATTACAACCTTGAACCCCATGGGAACATCAATGGGCCGAGCCTGCGGAGAGCAAATCAGCAACTGACCAAAGCTGCACGGCCCACCTGTAACGTAAATTGAACATCGTAGGCAGCAACAGCAGAGAGCAAATCAGCAACCGAGCCAGGCCTCCACCACCGCTCACGCTCTTTGATAAAAGCTGGCTACCAGGCTGTGCTCGTCCCTTCTTGCAAGAACCAGATCAGTTGCGCAAATGGCTCAAGACGCAGTGCAGTACTGCCACTCAGAGAAAGACTTTATCTTGTCCCCTCACAGTAAGAAGGTTCCGAAAAGGATGGCGTCCCTCTTGGAGATGAAAGAGATCTTCCGCAACGCTGATGCAGTGTGCTTTGACGTGGACAGTACAGTCATCAGGGAAGAAGGCATTGATGAGCTTGCAAAGTTCTGTGGAGTCGGAGATGCCGTTGCAGAGATGTAAGTATATTTGCTGTTTACTTCATAGGAATAGTAGTAAAAAATAAGGATGGATAAGGTTAATCTGTGACAAGGAATTTACAATAGGGATTGCTTCAACCCTGTCACAGGAGATTATTACAGTTTAAAAAGGATTTTGGGAATAAGTGGAATTAATGCATAATGAAGTAACTTCTTTTGGAACTGTGAAGCCACTCAACAAAACTATACCAACGTACATTCTCTAGCGGAAATGCTTTCAATCAGCCCTCATCATTAAACTCGGCTAAGCACTAGCAAACCTTATTAtgagatggagaagaggagacaacTCTCTCAACACTTCTCTGAGGCTGATGTAGCAAAAGTTGTGTTACTTTCAGAGAACAGCACCTGGGCCCCAGTTTAGGAATACTGGTACCAATGGCTCAGATGCTCTCACAGAGGGAACGAAGCAGTTTTCCTTTGCCTCGCTGGTTCTTACAAGAGCTCTGACCTGTGGAGATGATCAGCAACCAGTGGTTTTCAGTGCACCAGTCTTCTCCTTTACCGCATAGATAGGGTAGAACCTAGAACCTGTGGCCTCTTACCTTGTTCCTCGTTATTCTTCTTTAATTAACTGTTCTTGGGAGAAGCTTTGACTTGTTAGGTGtcactgattttctttctttggatcACAATTTAGGACGCGCAGAGCTATGGGTGGCACTGTGACATTCAAAGCAGCTTTAACGGCACGATTAGGTCTCATACGTCCCTCCTATGAACAAGTGCAGAAATTAATATCTGACAACCCACCTCAACTAACACCAGGAATACGGTAAGAAAAATTTCAAATGATCTAACAAAAAAGTCTTCCAAAAGCACatggcataaataaaaaaaattctgtgatatTAGGGAGGCTGTACGACCATAGAGCTGGTTTACATTGCCTTCCTACACCATTTCCACACTGGTTTTGTACGAAGCTTGTATCAGGAGCTTATAATGGCCTGACTCCATGTCGGGTGGCTAAGCAtccttgtaaaaagaaaacactcttgGGTATTAACTGCCATTTTATGGCATTAACTGCCATTGGTAAGCTCAAATTCTGGCTCGAGGATTAACTGGGCATGGAAAATAATCTGTTCAATCACATCTGGTTTTTGGTGGGTGATGGAACTGGGAAGAGATTTAATACCCAGTATGAACTACTGGCTTGGTCTATTCTGCAGTTATGTTACCGCTCTCTTACACCTCCGTGTGCACTCACACCCCTGCGCTCAGCTTAGGGGATCCATCGGTCAGAGCTACCCATTCTGTACTGAAGTCCccaaaaaagtattaaaaaaatcactaaaggGAAAGACATATATATGTCTGTATTCATTCATCTTTGGGTTTGGAATAAATGTTAACTCCAagtctaaaatatttttagcacaTACAGTACTTTTAGGTGATATTGCGCTTGTATTTTCTCCTTGAAACGAAGCACACACTCAGGGTTTTCTGTAGAAGGCATAGCTTGATCTAACTACAAAGAGCACATTGTTTCCTTGTTTAGAATCAcatgattttccttttcattccttccctttcttcctccttttctgtgtAGCCCACTTTAAGCCTCCACTTTGCTTTTTAGTGTTTAGCATTTCTGCTCTTACTGCCACCACTTCTAATGCTCAGCATTGCTGCACGCTGACCTTCCTGCTTCTAGAGCCAAATCCCATAAAACTCTTAACTGCCTTCAAGCCCCGTTGACATTAACTGAGTCTGAAAACTTCTACTTTTTTGATTCCTTTTCTGTAGCTGGTGCCCTCTTCTAAAGATGGCATTGATGTCCAGCGTCTGGGGAACCAACTCTGAATTAGAAAATGTTCGCACTTTGCACACTTTTCAGCCCGCTTTTGCATTTTGGCGCAGTGGCTTTCTCTCCCTCACATTCCCTACTTTTTCCTGCATTATAGATtcattttcttgctgttgttttacttcagaagaaaatctgaacGAGATCTGCTGTCATTTGTTCAAGGGAACTAATGTGAACAGTAGGAAAGCGCAAAGAAAAAATTTGTAGAGAGTCCTTGTTTCTGAGCAACTAAATGCTTGTTTGTCTCTAGATGTGACGGTTTTGTTTGTCTCTTTTCAAGCAAGGTGTATGCACAAAGttgcaaggaaagaagagaaaactttGGACAGCAGAGATGGATGGAGCTGGAAAGCAGCACACATCCTAACTAAACTGGAATGACACAAAGAACGGGCAGCCTTGTTTAGGAAAGATGTATTTTAACTTTCCTGTTACCCCCAGATGCTGCCGGGCACTCACGCTTGGCGACTGCTCTTTCTTCGCAGGGAGCTGGTGAGCAGGCTTCATCAACGAGGCGTCCAGGTCTTCTTGGTCTCTGGGGGGTTTCAGAGCATCGTGGAGCACGTAGCCTTACAGCTGAACATTCCAACAGCAAACGTCTTTGCCAACAGGCTGAAGTTTTACTTTAATGGTGAGATTCCCTTGGGTCCAAACTGTGAACTATTGGGCTACAGATACTGTCCAACCTACATGACCTTGTTACCGATCCAGCTAGCTCCAAGTAGGCAAACTGCAAGACCTTACCAAAAACATGAGTTCGGGTAATTTTCCAGATATATGACAGTTACTGTAGTTACTTTTTAATTGCAAGCTGTGCCAAAGGTAAAACATGTTACAGTTGCTGACAgcagattttcattttctctcgCTCCTTCAAGTTAAGAGAGTTTAATACACTTACCTGCTTTCAGAGCAAACTTCACTTTCAGGGACTTTGAGGTACGGATGGAGACCCATGCACTTTAGCAGAGCTGCTCTGGACTTTAAGCTGGTGTAATCAAGCAGAACTGCGGTTAGTGAGGTTGTTTCTTACTCAGCGTTTCACACACTGTCTATACATCGTACTGGAggctgcttttgaaatgtttacaCCAGTATGACCAGACCAGGGTGACTGGGAATGGATTTGTAACACTACCTGTACAGCGCTTCTACTTTTGCCTTAGCATTTCAGCTCTTTGAAAATATCTCCATTGAGACTCGGCTAAAATCCTAGTTTTTAAACTTacctttaaattacttttttgggATGCTGATATTGTGAGGCTTACAGGACTGCACGTAATTAGCTGTTTTCTGAACTAAAGACCATAGACATATATCTTTCTTCATTTACAAAAGAATATGCTGTGTGTCTCATTTGTCCTTCCACTGTGTTCTAGGAGAATATGCAGGATTCGATGAAACACAACCAACAGCTGAAtcaggggggaaaggaaaggttaTTACTCATCTGAAAGAACAGTTCCACTTCAAGAAAGTAGTTATGATTGGTGACGGAGCTACAGACATGGAAGCCTGTCCCCCTGCTGTAAGTATGAAAGAACTGGAATTCTAAATTCCTTTTGAGCAaatcctttgggggaaaaaagggcggTTTGAATTCTGTGTAGGACTTCAGGGAAGATCTTTAGCACTTCCCACAGCCTGAGAGAGATCTGCGCAGGTAGTTTTCCTCCGGAAAGGCTGCGTCATGCAAGGGTTGATTTCTCTCAGTTCAGACCGTCTCCGTAAGGGTGTCACCCTCTAAGCCAGGGTGCCGGCAGGGTCCTGCAGGACCATGGAACAGTCTAGCCACCTGTCTCAAATCAAGCTGATGTTATCACCTCTGCCCTTCCCCTCTATGTCCCCACAGTAAGTGCTTGCTTCTGTGCAGAGGTCTTACCCTCCCAAGATCCTGAACGCTGATTAATGGTGCTTAGCATGAAGGTCTGGCACACATCTGGTGCACGTTTACCTGATACTGGCCTACCAAGAGGGTTCGTTTCACTGCACAGTGATGATACCTTTGAAGATAGCAGCCCTGATAgggtgaaataataaaaaaatgactATAAAGACAACTTTATTCTAAACAGTTATTTCACAGAAGAGACATCTTAATTCCATCTCCCCTCTAGTGCCTTTCTCTACATAAAAGTACCCCAATAGCCCTTCTTCGCCAGTGCTGAGGGACAGATATCCCGTACGGAAAAGCACAGGAACAACCTCCGAGAGCTACTGCTGATGTGAGTTAGGGCAGCTGGTCCCTCACTGTTAAATATCGGCATGACCCAAACAGCTTCGTGTTTGCTTGATGCTTTCTACCTAAACGCAAAAAAGAAGCAGTGGAAATTTTAAACACTGCGCTTTCACTGCAGATGGTTTTCCGAGATGTAGAAATGATGATTGTTCCTGGTTAATGATTGAAGACATGGTTAATGTTTACTTTTGGTATCTATCAAATGAGGTAAACAGAGTTAAGATAAACAGTATAGGAATAATTGTGAGATGCTGCATGCACGTTCGAATGTTAACTCATTCCTGCAGATGAAGGCTTTATGTCGCATCACATTTACATggtattttcagtaaaatctCAGACCTGAACAATCTTGAAGTTACAAGGTACTGAGACACACCTTTCCTATCGGAAAAAAACTCTAAGGACCAAAGTGGtgcaaaattaaatgttaatgaaGTTCTTgttaataaatttgaaaaatgaacATGCAAAATGAAATAGGGGAAGCGGCAGGAGAAATACCGTAATTTTAAAGTCTGATCTTAAAAACAAACTTAATTGCTGAGGAGCTCCATTCCTTGCATGGGCCTGCAATAATCTATGTGCCCCTTCTTTCTGTTTCGCCAGGACTGCTTCATTGGATTTGGAGGAAACGTAATCAGAAAGCAAGTAAAGGAGAAAGCTAAATGGTACATTACTCACTTTGACGAACTGCTAAAGGAACTGGAAGAACGATAAATTATAcagtaaaataatatatttaacaACTATAAATTCATTATACAGTGCCATTAAACATATATTTGTTTGCAAAGTTGTGTTCTGGATTTTTTAATGGTTCTGGGCATTGGGTACCTTCATCGCTGGCTTGAAACTTGTGTTGCGAATGGCACCGTTCGACTcaaatattttgtaatgaaaatgatGTTTTTAACCGTCTTTTCCAAGGCAGAAGAAGTCAGTTGATTATTCACTCACAAGTGAGGCCAAAGTTAGGAAATTATCAGTAAGTTAACGATACCGTAAAGGATTTGCCCCTGGTCAATACTGAATATCTATTGTTTCAGAATCATTGAGGTCAACACCTCTACTTATGTTGGGTGGCAAAAGAAGAAGGGGGCCACAAAGGAGAAGTCTGTCTAATCagtcataataataataaacaacaatAATATACTATAATAAACTATATTGTTTACCTTTTAGGGTAAACAGTATAGTAAGTACTTTCCATTCCAACGAATCCCAGACCTAGGTTAAACAGTGAACAGATATGTAGGAAACATTACCGAGTATCcctgatttcattaaaatatgGCTAGAGGAGAACCTGAGACGTCACCTGCTACTCAGCATCACTGTTACTCAACCTGCAGCCTGAACGACGTGAGAGACATGCAGATCTGAGCTATGTGCAATATTCATCGGAGTCCAAGAAGTATACTTTAAGGCGAGTGATATATTGGTTCCCAGACTTCATTAAAATACGTTAAACTAAACTCCAAACTGGTGATTTTGTAAAATGGTCACACTGTtcgttttatttatttaactgtcCACCCCAATCAACATATAACTGGATGGAAGCCAATTAatcaaccttaaaaaaaacaggGCCTACTGATTAAGAAAATCAATGGCTCAAtcagagccagcaatgtgcccttgtggccaaaaaggccagtggcatcctggggggcatcaagaagagtgtggccagcaggtggagggaggtcatcctcccccttggtgaggctgcatctggagcactgtgtccagttctgggctccccggttgaagaaggccagggaactgctggagaggggacagcaaagggctaccgagatgatggggggactcgaacacctctctgatggagaaaggctgaggggtttgggtctcttgagtctggaaaaaagacggctgaggggggatcttatcaacgcttataaatactgaaagggtgggtgtcaggaggatggggccaggctcttctcagtggtgcccggggacaggacaaggggtaacgggcacaaacttgaccatgggaagttccatctcaacacgaggaggaacttctttaccctgagggtggcagagccctggcagaggctgcccagagaggtgggggagtctccgtctctggagacatcccaaccccgcctggacgcgttcctgtgccacctgctctgggtgaccctgctctggcagggggttgggctgggtgatctccagagggcccttctaaccctacgattctgtgattctgtgaaaatactgtGAAACTTACCTAGTCTCTGCCCCAAGTGTGGATCAACCACCCTTAAACTTTGTGCTAGAAATAAGTCTAACCTCTTCTAAGTACTTCTCTGAGCTTCAGCTAACGAATCCTAGTTTCTTAAGGATTTGTCTTTTGTGGCCACGGTGTCTGACCCAAGAGGGTTCTTACACAGAACGCACTTGATAAATGCACTTTTTGTCAGCAAGTTCTTGACAACGCTTCTGTctttttcaccagctttgctgacGCACCATGGTACTTTTACTTCCCTGACTTACAGGAGTCTCATCTCTGAGAGTGTGAAAAGCTTTACTAATGTCAAAATACATGTCacatctcccgctccctcccaTCCGCGCAATACCAGCACAGGAGAAAGATGGGCTGATGGAACATGATTTGCCCTGGTAAAAAAAATCTATGCAGGCTCTTATCTTCTGGGTGCTTACAAACAGTGCCAGTATTTTTCTGGAAACTGAAAATTAGGCTGTGTGTGGCAATTCTCTTTCATCCCACCACATAGTTCGTAGATGGGAAAACAAGTGATGCACCTCCTTTCCGAAACCTTAACTCTCTCCACAAGATAATGGCAGGTTTTCACAACTTGCACTAGATTTCCTTGATTTAATAAGATTAAATCAAGGTGCAGTAAGAGAGCTCCTGTCCAACTGTTCAAGCATCAccaacaattaaaacaaatactGGTTCTGCCCACTTTGCGTCATCATCAGAAAGGATACAGGGGAAAGCGGCGTTACTAAAGCCACGAAGAGCGATGAATGGCTGCTCTCAGTAATGCCATCTAACGTTTTTGGCAAAAAACCCAAGGCAATAATTGCCTGAAGCTACACCAGCAGTTGAATACTAGTGAAGTAGAatggttaaaagaaaacaaacccagaaacaaaCTTCTGATGGCTTTTCAGAGCAAGGCAGACACACAAACAGCTATCCTGACTATCTGTACACAGAGCTTAAAAACCTTCACAAAAGCCCAGACAGACAATAGCTGGCCAGCCGCTCACCAGAGCTCTTCTGGGAGTAGGAAACATGATCTCTTTTCAACTCGTCCTGAGAAAAAGCTCAGCCAGCTCCACGGGCAGCCCATGTACAATCATGCTTTTGTTTAGGCAAGACTGCACGAGTAGAACAAGTATAAACTCTTTCTGCTCTCATTCAGCGCGTCCCTCTGCAATTCCAGTTATGAAGCAGAAGCGTTTCCATTTGCTGCAGCTTTCTGTCTTATTAAAAGGGCgctacaaaaaaataataatctaacaTTCAGCCAGTCAGCTCTAGCTACAGGCCCCCATCCTGCCAACGCTGTGACGTGCTCGGCTTCAAATATCTGTAATTTCAGTAACGTCACCGTCGGACCGCGCGGGAGGCTCTGTGCCGCAGAGATGTTAACATTCACAGCAGGCTCCTCCGCCAGCCTGAGCGCTATGGAGACGCGGCCTTGCGCCAACCGTTTCACAAGAGCCCTTTAGGTCCGAccggtttggaaaaaaaaagaaatagcaccCCCTTCCACTGGGCAAATATCAAGCCTGACCTCTAGTCCAGGAGGTACCAAAAGGACTACTGAGTGTAGTGAGGGGCTAAGCTCCCCTGTCTGTacaatactggaaaaaaatagcagagaatAAAGCAGAGTGACGGAAGTTTCGCCGTTACGACCAAGCTACCGATTTACCTGAACGTATCCCATCACAGTAGAGCAAAGTCTGGAGAGCAGCACACATCAGGCAAGTAACAGCCGGTCTTCAGGCGGGTCTCCCGACTAAAAGCATGGGGAGACACCGCTTCatataaataaaaccttttattttaatgCCATTATTCAGGGAGGCGGAATTGCTTTAAGTTATGTATTCAATCTGCACGAGGAGACTCCTTAGAAGAGCAGTTTGCAGTCTTTTCTAGGAAGACTACAGGACAACTAAACTTCAGTTTTAACTGGGTCTTCATTACAGTGGAACGAGAACTGATAACTACCAAAGACCCTTCCAGGCATTGTTCCCCACTTTCCAACCACTGGAAAGCGACTTCAGTTCCGAACTCTACGAATTCTGCTCCAAGAAATGCTGAGGAATGGCTAGTCAAAGGAAGAAGGCAGGCTTGGCCATGAAATTAAGAGGGAAAAATCACAACAGTGTTCACGACAGGGGAAAACCAACTTCAGGCCAGGCTCGGGCAAAGGGAAGTGGGGAAAGATTGGCATTACTTATTTACCTGCCGTGTTACGGGAGTTTACATAGTTATCTGTAACTAAAATAACAAGAACTAATCTCTCTCCAATGCCAGCCACAGCACGAGTCTGAAGCTCAGAACGACAGGAGGCAGGTTCATAGCACATTACAAACACACCGGTGGGAATTCACATCTTGGGTAGCCCATAAAGACGGAAGAGACTTGGACCGTACGGTGTCACCCCGCAGGACGTCCGGTTATTCCTTCCGTTTCTTATTCATGCAAAACTTTATTCCTGACTGAGCTTAATTCCTGGTGTGCGTGTCCGAAGGTAAGAAACACATCTTGCTTCAGAACCCACAAAATCCTGTAACCCCCAAAATGTTTCTCGCCTTCTGTCTCCGACTGAGATCGCTGGTTATGAGGGGTAAAAGTTACCAGCACAATTCTCTGGGAACAAGAAATACGGGAGGACGCCGGGGGAAATAACAAGGACTGCAAGCTGCGCctgtcatcctttttttccttttgcagcttaAGAGTAGTCCCAAAAGTCTGGAAAAATGACAGCCTGAAGTGACAGAACGGCTCGTCACTGATTTACAAGAAAGAACAGCTGAAACGACGTGCTTGGCCCACTGAGTAAGGCAAGCTGAGAACTTTAAGCTAATATAGTACAGAATTTTACTCAGTAAAATCCCATAATCGGTTGGCAACAGGAGGCAAAATATGAAAACAGACAAGAATCAGATCAAATATTGACTTTGTTCCAGATGAAATTCAAATGAAGGCGAGAGTGCGGTGTATTTCAcacgggaagaaaagaagaaatcagaccTGAAACACTAAGCACAATTTGTGgagaaaaatcaagagaaaaaaaatatttcctatttataCCATAGCACTCAGGACCTCTAGAACAATTAGCAAAACGGGATGTAATGGAGATACTGTAAATTCAttttggaggaggaaagcagaatATTGGGAAATGCTGCCCCTGACAGAGAGGAGTGATATTGGCTAAGCAAGCTGAAATATTCTATGCAATTATTCAGATTTTCCATAATAAACACTGCAAGATCAGAGAAAACACAGGTGGGGCAATACATATGAGGTGCcagtaaaatgtgaaaattaaaaggATTTTATTGACTGATATGTTCTTCCTGAAAACTCATTGAAATGTACGAACTGGACATTCAGTAACTGATTTGTACATTCTGTATGTTACACTGAATCTTGTAGCCACTTCGAAGA from Rissa tridactyla isolate bRisTri1 chromosome 7, bRisTri1.patW.cur.20221130, whole genome shotgun sequence harbors:
- the PSPH gene encoding phosphoserine phosphatase, giving the protein MAQDAVQYCHSEKDFILSPHSKKVPKRMASLLEMKEIFRNADAVCFDVDSTVIREEGIDELAKFCGVGDAVAEMTRRAMGGTVTFKAALTARLGLIRPSYEQVQKLISDNPPQLTPGIRELVSRLHQRGVQVFLVSGGFQSIVEHVALQLNIPTANVFANRLKFYFNGEYAGFDETQPTAESGGKGKVITHLKEQFHFKKVVMIGDGATDMEACPPADCFIGFGGNVIRKQVKEKAKWYITHFDELLKELEER